CAATCTGGGCGCGATGTCGCATGTAAAGGTCAGTTTTGAAACGCCCGAGTATGTGGCGAATGTAGATGGGATGGGGGCGCTTCGCCTGCTTGAGGCGGTACGGATTTTGGGATTAACCGAGAAAACCAAAATCTATCAGGCCTCAACATCAGAGTTGTACGGCTTGGCGCAGGAGGTACCACAAAACGAAAAAACGCCATTCTATCCCAGGTCACCTTACGGTGCAGCCAAATTGTATGCCTATTGGATCACAATTAACTACAGGGAAGCGTACAATATGTTCGCCTGTAACGGTATATTGTTCAATCACGAATCCCCATTGCGAGGCGAAACCTTCGTAACCCGGAAAATTACAATGGCTACCGCCAAGATCGCGCTAGGGATGCAGGATGTGCTGTATATCGGAAACCTGGACTCCCAAAGAGATTGGGGACACGCGAAAGACTACGTTGAAGCGATGTGGCTTATGCTGCAACAGGAGAAGCCCGAAGATTTTGTCATCGCTACCGGAAAGACAACCAAAGTAAGGGATTTCGTGAAAATGTCGTTTGCCGAATGTGGCATAACGCTGGATTTTACAGGATCACATGAGAATGAAATAGGGACAATTGCAGAATGTGCGCATCCGGATTATCAATTGCCCATTGGGAAAGTCGTAATCAAAGTTGACAGCAATTATTTCCGACCTACTGAAGTGGATTTACTGCTGGGTGACGCATCGAAGGCTAAATCGCTTTTAGGATGGTCTCCCAGATACGAATTGAAAGATATCATATCAGAAATGGTGAGCGCCGACCTCAGGTACTTTGCCAATCAAGAACCACAGTGATTTGAAACCGCCACTTATATCAGTATTGATGCCGGTGTACAACTGCGGGCAATACGTCGCAGAAGCTGTTGATAGTATCTTAAACCAAACGGTTATTGACTTTGAGTTCATAATCATCGACGATGCATCCACAGATTCTACAGTTGAGATCATAAGACAATATTCCGATCCAAGGATCACCTTGGTTGTTAAGGAAGCCAATACGGGATATACGAAAAGCTTAAATATGGGTGTCAGCATGGCTCGGGGGCAGTTTATTGCAAGAATGGATGGCGACGATGTCAGCCTGCCGGAGCGGTTTGCAGAACAGCTAAATCTATTCACCTCACGTCCTGAAGTAATTGTCTGTGGATCATGTATGACTGTAATAGGAACAAACGGGCCGATAATGTTTCCCGAAACCCATACGGAGATTTCAATAGCGCTATTGTCGTCAAATCCAGTGGCCCATCCATCAGTGATGATCAGAAGCTCCAGCCTTAAAAAATTCAATTACGTCCCTGAAAAAGAGCCCGCAGAAGATTATCACTTGTGGACAACATTAATATCAGAAGGCCAGTTTTATAATATTCAAAAAGCGCTTATACAGTACAGGTTACACGACTCTCAAATCTCAAGTACGAAGAAGGAAGTGCAGTATAAAAGTTTTTTTGACTCAAGGCACGAACTCCTCCGCAGGCTTCCTTACAGTAAGGAAAAGTATGATGACCTGTTGACAAGAAAATCCCTGATTCCTGAAATCAGTAACAGTCAGGATTTTATAAAAGCGTCAAAATGGTTTTCAGACTTAAAAAAAGTCAACAAAAATTCAGGGCTTTTTCCGGAAGTGGCATTCGATGACCAGATCAATCATTGGATGACTAACGCCGCACTGGGCTTTTTCACGAATCATCTGTTTCAATTGTCGACAATCCCTCTCCTCATGTATTTACCGCTCAACGACGTGATACGGATCCTGAAAATGCATGGTAAATTCTTAATCTCAAAAGTGACAACATGAAAGTTGTGCACATCTGTACAAATTACAGGGGAGGAGCCGGAAAAGCAGCGTTCAGGCTTCATAATGCACTTTTGGAGTCAGGAGTTGAATCGTATTTTGTGTCTTTTGGCGACGTTCCGTTACTGGATGTTTGCAACAAGCCGACCACGTTAATATCGCCAAATGCAACGTTTCTGACCAAGGTCATTTCAAAGGTTCGGAAGAAGCTGCAATTGTTTCCATACTTCGAAAAGAAGCTTAAAGCCATACAAAGCGAATTGGAGTATAATATGGTATCATTGCCGTTAAGTGAATATGATCTTTTCGGGATTCCTGAAATTGCACAATCTGATATTGTCCATCTCCACGCCGTCCACGGAATATTAGATTACAAACGGTTTTTCAGCAAATTGAACAAACCCTTAGTTTGGACATTACACGATATCAATCCCGTTTCCGGTATTTTTCATCTCCGCAATGACGAAGTTTTGAATCGCGAAAAGGCGGGCGTCTTAAATGAGCAGGTATTAAAATTTAAATCATTAGCTTACAAACTTATAAAACACGGTGCAGTCGTTGCGCCGTCCAATTGGCTTTACCGGGAAGCCATAACGCGTGACGTGTTCTGCAATGTAGCTTACTATGAAATCCCAAATGCCGTTCCAGAAATGTATTTCACCAAGTTTGCTGTAAATACCCTGATGAGACAGTACGGTATTAAGAATTCAGAAAGCAAGCTGCTTTTCGCTATTTCAGATTTCCGGGACAAAAATAAAGGCATCGATTTGCTGATTGAGGCTGTCCGGTTTGTGAAAAATGAACACCTGCGGCTGCTTATTGTAGGAAATGGCGACCGATCTCTTTTCGCCAATTATAACTGCATTGATTTTGGTTATGTAGAGAATGATGCAGAAATGGCGAATATTTATAATTTAGCAGATATTGTCATCTTGCCAAGCCGGGACGAAAATCTTCCGAACGTACTTTTAGAATCACTGAGTTGCGGAACACCGGTAGTCTCATTTAAAGTCGGTGGTATGGAGCAGTATATTACAAATGGCTTTAACGGGGAAATGGCTGAGGAAATTACCGGCCCATCCCTCGGGAAGGCGTTGCAAACAGCAATCACGAGCAAACACCTTTACAACCGGGATCATATCAGGCAGGCAGCGTATGATTGTTTTAGCAGCCACGGTCCATCTGAAAAGTATAAAAATGTTTACCGTAGCTTATTGTCATCACAGTACAAGTCAAGCTGATCTGAAGTAACGGAATATTAAATTGGGGTTATCAATTAAATAAAGAAAAAATGAAGATACTGGTCACCGGCTCAAGCGGATTGATAGGAAGCGAAGTTGTCAGCTATTTCGCAGCGTTGGATCATACCCTGATGGGTATTGACAACAACATGCGCGCTGATTTTTTCGGACCGGGTGGCGATACCCGCTGGAACCAGCAAAGATTACTGAAACAATTCGGAAATTTTTCCCATTTTGAGATTGACATCAGGAACCGCGACAGCGTCCTGCAGTTCATTGAAAAGCACAAGCCCGAAGTAATCGTGCATACCGCCGCACAGCCAAGCCATGACCTGGCTGCTTCCAGGCCG
The nucleotide sequence above comes from Flavobacterium magnum. Encoded proteins:
- the gmd gene encoding GDP-mannose 4,6-dehydratase is translated as MKKALITGVTGQDGAYLAELLLEKGYEVHGIKRRASSFNTQRIDHLFQDLHETNLRFILHYGDLSDATNLIRIVQEVQPDEIYNLGAMSHVKVSFETPEYVANVDGMGALRLLEAVRILGLTEKTKIYQASTSELYGLAQEVPQNEKTPFYPRSPYGAAKLYAYWITINYREAYNMFACNGILFNHESPLRGETFVTRKITMATAKIALGMQDVLYIGNLDSQRDWGHAKDYVEAMWLMLQQEKPEDFVIATGKTTKVRDFVKMSFAECGITLDFTGSHENEIGTIAECAHPDYQLPIGKVVIKVDSNYFRPTEVDLLLGDASKAKSLLGWSPRYELKDIISEMVSADLRYFANQEPQ
- a CDS encoding glycosyltransferase family 2 protein → MKPPLISVLMPVYNCGQYVAEAVDSILNQTVIDFEFIIIDDASTDSTVEIIRQYSDPRITLVVKEANTGYTKSLNMGVSMARGQFIARMDGDDVSLPERFAEQLNLFTSRPEVIVCGSCMTVIGTNGPIMFPETHTEISIALLSSNPVAHPSVMIRSSSLKKFNYVPEKEPAEDYHLWTTLISEGQFYNIQKALIQYRLHDSQISSTKKEVQYKSFFDSRHELLRRLPYSKEKYDDLLTRKSLIPEISNSQDFIKASKWFSDLKKVNKNSGLFPEVAFDDQINHWMTNAALGFFTNHLFQLSTIPLLMYLPLNDVIRILKMHGKFLISKVTT
- a CDS encoding glycosyltransferase, whose product is MSFGDVPLLDVCNKPTTLISPNATFLTKVISKVRKKLQLFPYFEKKLKAIQSELEYNMVSLPLSEYDLFGIPEIAQSDIVHLHAVHGILDYKRFFSKLNKPLVWTLHDINPVSGIFHLRNDEVLNREKAGVLNEQVLKFKSLAYKLIKHGAVVAPSNWLYREAITRDVFCNVAYYEIPNAVPEMYFTKFAVNTLMRQYGIKNSESKLLFAISDFRDKNKGIDLLIEAVRFVKNEHLRLLIVGNGDRSLFANYNCIDFGYVENDAEMANIYNLADIVILPSRDENLPNVLLESLSCGTPVVSFKVGGMEQYITNGFNGEMAEEITGPSLGKALQTAITSKHLYNRDHIRQAAYDCFSSHGPSEKYKNVYRSLLSSQYKSS